The genomic window ACGGATGAGATTAAATCATTAATAGTTTATAGATAATTACAATTAGGCCACCACAGAAGTTTAAATTACAATAAACTTCCAACATTCTCCCACTTGGCCTAAGTGTAATTATATTTTCACACGTTACATAATTGCTTTAATATGGTAAAATACTTTGTGTGAGTTATGGCAGTCATGCATTTAATATGAAACACATTTCCTTCCATATACTACAACCACTAGCATCTTACTACACAAGCTACATAAATAACACAATTTCATATCGATCCCATAAAGTTTCTAGATCATTATGTTATAACTCAAAATAATATTACTTTAACTAGAAACAACAAACTATCAATGTTcagaaaatacataaataaacataGTGAGCTCAGAGTGTTAGCATCATTCAGAAGAACCAAGACCCATTCTATGTACATGTTCCTTAAATGTCTTTGGTTGCAATCCTTTAGTCAATGGATCAGCAATCATAAGTTCTGTTCTAACATGTTCTATGGACACTCTTTGTTTACGAACTTCTTCTTTAATGCCAAAGTACTTTATTTCCATATGCTTGGCACCTTTAGAATATCTATCATTTTTTGAGAAAAATACTGCTGCAGAATTATCACAATAAATTTTTAATGGCCTAGCAATTGAGTCAACAATGCCAAGTCCTAAAATGAAATTTCGCAGCCATAAAGTTTGATTTGTAGCttcaaaacatgctaaaaattcTGCCTCCATAGTAGATGTTGCCACAACGCTTTGCTTGGAGTTTTTCCATGATATGGCAGCTTCTCCAAATAAGAATAAGTAGCCAAAATCTGAATCTGAATAACTAATTACTTATAATTGGCTAGACCTTTTGTACATGAGCATATAATCCTTTGTACCTTGAAGATATCTTAAAACCTTCTTTGCAGCTTTCCAATGATCCATTCCAGGATTACTTTGATACCTTCCAAGCATTCCTACTGCAAAGCTAATGTCCGGTCTTGTGCATGTTTGCACATACATAAGACTTCCCACTACAGAACTATATGAAATTCCTTCCATTTACTTCCGTTCTATGTCATTTTTTGGGCATTGCATAAGACTAAATGTGTCCCCTTTTTGAATTGGTGCAATTCCTGCGGAACACTTTTCTATGTTGAACCTCTCTAGAACTTTATTTATATAGGCCTTCTGAGACAATCCTAACAATCTTTGTGATTTATCACGAAAAATTTCAATTCCTATTACATAGGATACCTCTCCCATATCTTTCATTTCAAAGTTTCTAGAAAGATATTCTTTAGTCTCATGCAACATTCCCAAATTATTTGTTGCAAgcaaaatatcatcaacatataagactaGAAAGATAAACTTACTCCCACTGACCTTTCGGTATATGCATACATCAACAACATTTTCTTCAAAACCGAAAGAAAGAATGatattattaaacttaatataccATTGTCGTGAGGCTTGTTTTAGTccatatattgatttcttaagttTACACACCATACGATCTTTTCCTTCAGTTGGAAAACCTTCAGGTTGATCCATATAAACTTCTTCATCAAGATTACCATTCAGAAAGGCAGTTTTTACATCCATTTGATGTAACTCTAAATCATAATGAGCTACAAGTGCCATAATGATACGCAATGAATCTTTCTTAGAAACAGGTGAAAATGTTTTTTTATAATCAACACCATTCTTTTGAGTAAATCCCTTAGCAACAAGTCTAGCTTTATATCGTTCAACATTGCTTTTTGAGTCTCGCTTAACTTTGAAGACCCATTTACAACCAATACATTTAGCACCTTTTGGCAATGCAACAATATCCCAAACTTTATTATCTTCCATGGATTTTAACTCTTCTTTCATGGCATCAATCCATTTTT from Arachis ipaensis cultivar K30076 chromosome B09, Araip1.1, whole genome shotgun sequence includes these protein-coding regions:
- the LOC107615109 gene encoding uncharacterized protein LOC107615109; this translates as MEGISYSSVVGSLMYVQTCTRPDISFAVGMLGRYQSNPGMDHWKAAKKVLRYLQGTKDYMLMYKRYSKGAKHMEIKYFGIKEEVRKQRVSIEHVRTELMIADPLTKGLQPKTFKEHVHRMGLGSSE